ATCTCCGGCTCCATCGCGAGCACGGTGGCGACCGCGACCCGGCGCCGCTGACCGAAGGAGAGATGGTGCGGCGGCCGGTCCGCGAACTCCGCCATGCCGACCTGCTCCAGCGCCCTACGGACCCGCGCCTCCAGCTCCGCGCCGCGCATGCCCGAGGCCGCGGGCCCGAAGGCCACGTCCTCCCGGACCGTCGGCATGAACAGCTGGTCGTCCGGGTCCTGGAAGACGATGCCGACCCGGCGGCGGATCTCCGCGAGGTTCGCCCTGGCGACCGGCAGGCCCGCGACCGACACCGAGCCGGCGCCGCCGGCCAGGATGCCGTTGAGGTGCAGGACGAGCGTGGTCTTGCCCGCTCCGTTGGGGCCGAGCAGGGCGATCCGCTCACCGCGCCCGACGGTCAGGTCGACGCCGAAGAGGGCCTGGTGGCCGTCGGGGTAGGCGTAGGCGAGGCCGGAGACTTCCAGCGACGCGGCGGTCGAAGGGGCGGCCGAGGAGTCGGCCAGAGGGTCGGTCATAGCGTCCAGCCAAGCAGACAGACCGCGAGGGCGGTCAGCGGGAGTGCGGCGGCGTACGTCCACTGCGCGCGGCTCGCGGTCACCTCGTCGATGACCGGCATGGTCCCGGTGTACCCCCGGCTCACCATCGCAAGATGCACCCGCTCGCCGCGCTCGTAGGAGCGGATGAAGAGGGCGCCCGCGGACTTGGCGAGGACGCCCCAGTGCCGCACGCCGCTCGCCTCGAACCCGCGTGACCTGCGCGCGATGGACATCCGGCGCATCTCGTCGGTGATGACATCGCCGTACCGGATCATGAAGGACGCGATCTGGACCAGCAGCGGCGGCAGTCTGAGCCGCTGGAGGCCGAGCAGCAGGGAGCGCAGCTCGGTCGTCGAGGCGAGGATGACGGACGCGGCGACGCCCAGCGTCCCCTTGGCGAGGATGTTCCAGGCGCCCCAGAGGCCGGGGACGCTCATCGGGATGCCGAGTACGGAGACCTGCTCGCCGGGCACCACGAAGGGCATCAGCAGCGCGAAGGCCACGAACGGGATCTCGATGAGGAGCCGGCGCAGCAGGAACCGGGCGGGGATTGCGGCCGCGGCCGCGACCGCGGCGAGCAGCACCGCGTACAGGGCAAAGGCCCAGACCGCCTCGCGCGGCGTGGAGACCACGACCAGCACGAAGCAGAAGACGGCGACGAGCTTGCAGTGCGGCGGCAGGTCGTGGACCGGCGAGTGCCCGTGCCGGTAGAGCTTGTGCGAGTGGCCCGCGCCCATGTCAGACCGACTCCGGCACGCGGGTCGGCCCGGCGTCGGTCGTACGGCGGCGGCGTACGGCCCAGAAGATCCCGCTGCCCACGACGACCGTGGCGCCGACGCCGATGACGCCCGCGAGTCCGCCGGAGATCCGGGGGTCGGAGACGTCCTCGACTCCGTAGTCGGCGAGTGGCGAGCCGGCCGCCGCGTGCTCCTCCGTGTTCTTGTCGATGCCCTGGTCGGCGGCGACCTTCTCGAGGCCGTCGGGGCTGGCGGAGGCGTAGAAGGAGACGAAGCCGGCGAGGACGAGCGCGGTCACCAGGCCGGTCAGCCAGAGCTTGCGGGGCGAGCGGGCGGCGACCGGGGCGGGGGCGGCAGCGGGCTCGGCGTCGACCAGCTCGCCGCCGATGCGCAGCTTGAGTGGGGTGGAGAGCCCGCGGGCGCCGTGGACCAGGTCGGGCCGTACGGCGACGACGGCGCCCACCGTCAGCATCGTGATCACGGCCTCGCCGATGCCGATCAGGCCATGGACGCCGACCATCGCGGTCAGCACCTTGCCCACGGGGACGTCGGTGGTCCCGCCGATCGCGTAGATCAGGGTGAAGGCGCCGGCCGCGGCCGGTACGGACACGACCGCGGCGACGAAGGAGGCGACGGTGATCGAGCGGCGTCCGCGCGGCAGCACCGTGACCAGTCCGCGGAAGAGCGCGTACGCGACGACGACCGTGACCACGCCCATGACGGTGATGTTCACGCCGAGCGCGGTGAGGCCGCCGTCCGCGAACAGGAGGCCCTGCATCAGCAGGACGACGGCTATGCAGAGCACTCCGGTGAACGGACCGACGAGGATCGCGGCGAGCGCGCCGCCCAGCAGATGGCCACTGGTGCCTGCCGCGACGGGAAAGTTCAGCATCTGCACGGCGAAGATGAAGGCGGCGACGAGGCCCGCCAGCGGCGCGGTGCGCTCGGCGCCGGCGAGCGCCACTGCCGAACCGCCCAGCTCACGGCGGGCGCCACGCAGACTCACCGCGACGGCGCCGGCGGCGACGACTCCTGCGGCCACCGACACCGGCGCGTTGATGAATCCGTCTGGGACATGCATGGAGGACTCCGCTTCGGACAGACGAATAACTGCTCAAGGATAGTGCCTTGTTGCAAACCAGTTGCAAGAGCGGGTCTGTCACAAATGAACGCGCCCCATTGCCCAAAAATATGGGACATTAGAGGGCATATACGACGATCGTAAGGAGTCGGCCAATGACCGCAGTCGTCGAAGATCATGCATTGGGCCGGATCGTCACGGACGCACCGCAGTACCGCTCCGTCCACGTCGCCCTCCGCTACGACCCCGACGGGGACCCGGATGCGGTGAGCTTCGCCTTCCCCAGCGGCCGGGACTGGACCTTCCCCCGCGAGCTGCTGGAGACCGGACTTCGCGGGCCCGTCCGCCGCGGTGACATAGAGGTATGGCCGTGCGGCCGGGTCCAGGCAGTGGTGGAGTTCCATACCCCGGACGGCGTAGCGGTGGTCCAGTTCGACTCCAAGGTGCTCATCCGCTTCCTGAGCCACACATACGCGGTGGCCGCACCCGCCGGCGCAAGCTGACGAATACGGCCACCGGATTCCGCGGCGGCCCCCGTCCCCACGGTGCCGTCGCGCTGCCGGGGGCGCGCACCGCTCGAAGCGACGCCCCCGGAGTACGTGCCTGGGCTCAGACGCGTACCAACTCTCGCTCCGCGTCCGGATCCTCGGGACCGACGGCGAGTTCCTTGCGGAGCTGCTCGCCCTCCACGTCCACATTGGGCAGCAGCCGGTCCAGCCAGCGCGGCAGCCACCACGCCTTGTGGCCGAGCAGCGCCAGCACCGCGGGCACGATCGCCATCCGGACCACGAAGGCGTCGAAGAGGACCGCGATCGCGAGGCCGAAGCCGATCATCTTGATCATCTGCTCACTGGAGCCGATGAAGCCGGAGAAGACCGCCATCATGATCACCGCGGCCGCGGTGACGACCCGGGCCCCGTGCTTGAAGCCGGTGACGATCGCCTCGCCGGGCCGCTCCCCGTGGACGTACGCCTCCCTCATCCGCGTGACCAGGAAGACCTCGTAGTCCATGGCGAGACCGAAGACGACGCCCACCATGAAGATCGGCATCATCGACATGATCGGGCCGGTCTGTTCGACGCCGAGCAGCGAGCCGAGCCAGCCCCACTGGAAGACGGCGACGACCGCGCCCAGCGCCGCGACGACGGAGAGCAGGAAGCCGAGGGCCGCCTTGAGCGGTACCAGCACCGAGCGGAAGACCACCATCAGCAGCAGGAAGGCGAGACCGACGACGAGCGCGAGATAGGGCAGCAGCGCGTCGTTCATCTTCTGCGAGAAGTCGATGTTCATCGCGGTCGCACCGGTGATGAGTACGTCGTCACCACTGTCCGCCCGGATGGAATGGACGAGGCTCTCGGTCTCGGCCGAGGACGGACGGTCCTTCGGTATGACCGTGATCATCGCGGTGTCGCCGGCCTTGTTGAGGGTCGGCGGGGTGACGGCCGCGACACCGTCGAGGCCCTTGATCTCCGTGACGGTACGGTCGGCCGCACCCTTGTCGCCGTCGACGACCACCAGCAGCGGACCGTTGAAGCCGGGGCCGAAGCCGTCGGACAGCGTGTCGTAGGCCTTGCGCTGGGTGGTGCTGACCGGCTGCGAGCCGTCGTCGGGCAGACCCAACTCCAGCGACGCGGCCGGCAGGGCGATGGCGCCGAGGCCGATGACACCGACGAGCAGCACCATCACCGGGCGGCGCAGCACGAAGCGCGCCCAGCGGGTGCCCATGTTCGGCTTGTCGCCCGCCGGCTGACCCTTGCGCGCCTTGCGGCCGAGCACCCGCTTGCCCGCGAAGCCGAGCAGGGCGGGGATGAGGGTGAGCGCGATGAGGACCGCGATCACGACCGTGCCGGCGGCCGCGAAGCCCATCTTGGTGAGCATCGGGATGTTGACGACGGCGAGGCCGACGAGCGCGATGACCACGGTCAGGCCCGCGAAGACGACCGCGGAGCCCGCGGTGCCGACGGCCCGTCCCGCCGCTTCCTCGCGACTCCGGCCCTCGGCGAGCTCGGCGCGGTAGCGGGAGACGATGAAGAGCGCGTAGTCGATGCCGACCGCCAGGCCGATCATCATCGCCAGCGTCGATGTGGTGGAGCCGAGGTCGAGAACGTTCGCCAGCGCGGTGATCGTGGAGATCCCGATGCCGACGCCGATGATCGCGGTCAGCAGCGGAAGTCCGGCCGCGACCAGCGAGCCGAAGGTGATGACCAGGACCACCGCGGCGATGCCGACACCGATGATCTCGCCCGCCCCGGTCTCCGGGACGGCCTGCAGCGCGTCGCCGCCGATCTCGACGGTCAGCCCGGCGTCACGCGCGGCCGTGCCGGTCTTCTCCAGCGCCTCACGGGTCTCGTCGGTCAGCTCCATCGAGCTGACCTTGTACGAGACGGATATGTACGCCGTCCCGCCGTTCTTGGAGACCGCGTTGGCGGTGTACGGGTCGGTGACGGAGGCGATCTGGTCGGAGCCGGCCTTCAGCTCGGCGACCGCCTTGTTCACCTCGGCCTTGCTGGCCGGTTCGGTCATCTTCCGGCCGTCGGGGGCCTGGAAGACGACATTGGCGGTCGCACCGTCGGGGCTGGCCCCGGGGAAGCGCTCTTCCAGCAGGTCGAAGGCCTTCTGGGCCTCCGTGCCCGGGACCGAGAAGGACGAGGAGGTGGCGGTGGACGCGGAGGCCGCGCCGACTCCGGCGAGTGCCAGCAACGCCACCCACAGCAGGGCGACGAGACGGCGGCGCCGGAAGGCGAACCGTCCGAGTTTATAGAGAAACGTGGCCACGAGGGCGTACTCCCGTGAGTGAGGTGAACAGGGCATGGGGAGCCGGCCCGACGACGAGAGCGGCGCGCGTCAGGAGGTGCTGGGTGGTGCGGGGAGATCAGATGCCGAGGGCGGGGAGGACCACGGCATCGAGGTAGGAGGAGATGAAGTCCCGGTCGACCGACCGGTCCTCGATCAGCGGACGTGCGATGAAAGCGCCGACCAGCATGTGCGGGACGTATTTCAGCGCAGGGTTGTCCGCGGGGAGTTCACCCCGGTCCACGGCGCGCTGCACCAGCGTGTCGAGCCCGGTCATCTCCGGGTCGATCAGCAGGTCCCGCAGCGCCTGGTGGAGATCGGGATTCTCGTGGATGGCATGGGCCAGACCCCGCATGAGCGCGGAGTCCTTCTCCATCTGGCAGTCGTCCATGCGATCGACCATCGCGTGGAAGTCGCCACGCAGGGAGCCGGTGTCGATCTCCGCGATGCTCACCGGCTTGTTGTGGCGCAGTGCGCGGGCGACCAGCTCCGGCTTGCTCCCCCACTGGCGGTAGAGGGTGGCCTTGCTGGACCGGGTGCGGGCGGCGACGGCGTCCATGGTGAGACCCTCGTAGCCGGCCGTGCGCAGCAGGTCGAGCACGGCTTCGTACAGCTCGGCCTCGCGCTCGGGCGTGATCCGGCTGCGTGCCATGGTCGACCTCCTTCCTGAACGAAACGGTTTCGTACCGTACGAAGGTAACCCGGATCGCCGGCGAAACGAAATCGTTTCGGTCGTGTTCTGCGTCACAAGTTGCCGCACCCCCCTGACACGGAAAGCATTGGGGGGTGAGTGACGACGTCGCGTATCTCCGTTTCCCGCATCTGCACGACGACTTGCTGTGCTTCGCCGCCGAGGACGACCTCTGGGTCGCGCCCCTGGTGCCGGAGGGACACCGGCCGGGACGGGCCTGGCGGATCACCGTCGACCGGACCAGGGTCGGCCACCCGCGCTTCTCCCCCGACGGCGACCAGATCGCCTACACGACCTGGCGCAGCCTCGACCCCGAGATCCATCTCGCCCCCGTCGCCGGCGGGCCCGCGCGCCGGCTCAGCTACTGGGGCTCCACGGACACCCGGGTCTGCGGCTGGGCGCCGGACGGCCACATCCTCGCCGTCTCCTCGCACGGCCAGCCCTTCTCGTACTTCTCCTGGGCCTACAGCGTGCCCACCGACGGCTCCCCCGGCGGAAAACTGCCGTGGGGCCCGGTCGCCGACATCGCCGTCGCCGACATCGACGGGGAACGGCGCACGCTGCTGCTCACCGGCAAGCCGCCGCACGAACCGGCCGCGTGGAAGCGGTACCGGGGCGGGGCGACGGGCCGGCTGTGGCTGCACGGCGAGCGACTGCTCGCCGACCTCGACGGCCATCTGGACTGCGCCATGTTCGTCTCCGGACGCATCGCGTTCCTCTCCGACCACGAGGGCATCGGCAATCTCTACTCCTGCCGGCCCGACGGAACCGGTCTCCTGCGCCACACCGACCATGACGCCTTCTATGCCCGGCACGCCTCGAGCGACGGTCGCAGGGTCGTGTACCAGTGCGCGGGCGACCTGTGGATCGTCGACGACCTGACGGCGCCGGACGCGAAGCCGCGCAAGCTGGAGGTACGCCTCGGCGGCCCGCGCGCCGGACGCCGCGGCTACCAGGTGCCGGCCGCCAGCCACGTCGACGGGATCTCGGTCGACCCGACGGGGCGGGCCAGCGCCGTCACGGTACGCGGCAGCCTGTACTGGCTCACGCACCGCGACGGTCCGGCCCGCACGATCGCGGACACCCCGGGCGTACGGGTACGGATGCCGGAGATGCTCGGCATCGGGGGCCAGGTCGCCTATGTCACGGACGCGGACGGCGAGGACGCCGTCGAGATCGCGTATCTGCCGCGGGCGAGCGGGGAGCCGGAGCCCCGGCGGCTGGCCTCCGGGGAGCTGGGCCGCGTCCAGGAACTGGTGTCGGACCCCGACGGCGAGCGGATCGCGATCGCCGCGCACGACGGGCGCCTGCTGGTGATCACTGTGTCCGAAGAGGCGGCTGCCGCTGCGGGGACTGAGGAGTCCGGGGGCACCTCCGAGGCCGAAGGCTCTGGGGGAGGCGAGGTGACGGAGCTGATCCGCTCCATCAACGGGCCGGTCGGCGACCTGTCGTTCTCGCCGGACGGGACGTGGCTGACCTGGTCGCAGCCCGGTATCGGCCGCTCGCTGCGGCAGATCAAGATGGCCCGGATCAGCGACCGCACGATCGTCGACGTCACCAACGGCCGCTTCGAGGACGAGAATCCGGTCTTCACCAGCGACGGCCGCTACCTCGCCTTCCTCTCCTGGCGGGGCTTCGACCCGGTGTACGACGTGCACACCGGGGACCTGTCGTTCCCGCTGGGCTGCCGTCCCTATCTCGTACCGCTGTCCTCCGCGACGCCGTCGCCCTTCGCGCTGTCGCCGGACGGCCGGCCGGCGGCGGGCGGGCTCGACCCGCTGGACGACTCCGGCGACGCCGGAGGCGGCACGACGGTCGAGATCGAGGGGCTGGAGAGCCGGGTGACGCCGTTCCCCGTGACGGCCTCCAAGTACTCGGCGCTCCGTCCGGTCAGCGGCGGAGGCCTGGTCTGGCTGCGCTGGCCGATCTCCGGCGCGCTGGGTGAGACGTTCGTGAATCCGGCGGACACCTCGGGCCGCCCCACGCTGGAGCACTTCGACATCACCAAGGCGCGCAGGACCGAACTGGTAGGCCATCTCGACTGGTTCGCGGTCAGCGGCGACGGCAGCAGGCTGGTGGTCGTGGACGAGGGGGAGCTGCGCGCCGTCCCGGCGACCGAGTCGGGCGACAGCGACTCGACGGTCTATCTGGACCTGCGCC
The Streptomyces lunaelactis genome window above contains:
- a CDS encoding energy-coupling factor ABC transporter ATP-binding protein, with translation MTDPLADSSAAPSTAASLEVSGLAYAYPDGHQALFGVDLTVGRGERIALLGPNGAGKTTLVLHLNGILAGGAGSVSVAGLPVARANLAEIRRRVGIVFQDPDDQLFMPTVREDVAFGPAASGMRGAELEARVRRALEQVGMAEFADRPPHHLSFGQRRRVAVATVLAMEPEILVLDEPSSNLDPASRRELADILRSLDVTVLMVTHDLPYALELCPRAVILSQGVIAADGRTQDLLSDEELMRAHRLELPFGFSPKSVMLS
- the cbiQ gene encoding cobalt ECF transporter T component CbiQ, which encodes MGAGHSHKLYRHGHSPVHDLPPHCKLVAVFCFVLVVVSTPREAVWAFALYAVLLAAVAAAAAIPARFLLRRLLIEIPFVAFALLMPFVVPGEQVSVLGIPMSVPGLWGAWNILAKGTLGVAASVILASTTELRSLLLGLQRLRLPPLLVQIASFMIRYGDVITDEMRRMSIARRSRGFEASGVRHWGVLAKSAGALFIRSYERGERVHLAMVSRGYTGTMPVIDEVTASRAQWTYAAALPLTALAVCLLGWTL
- a CDS encoding energy-coupling factor ABC transporter permease, producing the protein MHVPDGFINAPVSVAAGVVAAGAVAVSLRGARRELGGSAVALAGAERTAPLAGLVAAFIFAVQMLNFPVAAGTSGHLLGGALAAILVGPFTGVLCIAVVLLMQGLLFADGGLTALGVNITVMGVVTVVVAYALFRGLVTVLPRGRRSITVASFVAAVVSVPAAAGAFTLIYAIGGTTDVPVGKVLTAMVGVHGLIGIGEAVITMLTVGAVVAVRPDLVHGARGLSTPLKLRIGGELVDAEPAAAPAPVAARSPRKLWLTGLVTALVLAGFVSFYASASPDGLEKVAADQGIDKNTEEHAAAGSPLADYGVEDVSDPRISGGLAGVIGVGATVVVGSGIFWAVRRRRTTDAGPTRVPESV
- a CDS encoding SsgA family sporulation/cell division regulator, whose translation is MTAVVEDHALGRIVTDAPQYRSVHVALRYDPDGDPDAVSFAFPSGRDWTFPRELLETGLRGPVRRGDIEVWPCGRVQAVVEFHTPDGVAVVQFDSKVLIRFLSHTYAVAAPAGAS
- a CDS encoding MMPL family transporter, with product MATFLYKLGRFAFRRRRLVALLWVALLALAGVGAASASTATSSSFSVPGTEAQKAFDLLEERFPGASPDGATANVVFQAPDGRKMTEPASKAEVNKAVAELKAGSDQIASVTDPYTANAVSKNGGTAYISVSYKVSSMELTDETREALEKTGTAARDAGLTVEIGGDALQAVPETGAGEIIGVGIAAVVLVITFGSLVAAGLPLLTAIIGVGIGISTITALANVLDLGSTTSTLAMMIGLAVGIDYALFIVSRYRAELAEGRSREEAAGRAVGTAGSAVVFAGLTVVIALVGLAVVNIPMLTKMGFAAAGTVVIAVLIALTLIPALLGFAGKRVLGRKARKGQPAGDKPNMGTRWARFVLRRPVMVLLVGVIGLGAIALPAASLELGLPDDGSQPVSTTQRKAYDTLSDGFGPGFNGPLLVVVDGDKGAADRTVTEIKGLDGVAAVTPPTLNKAGDTAMITVIPKDRPSSAETESLVHSIRADSGDDVLITGATAMNIDFSQKMNDALLPYLALVVGLAFLLLMVVFRSVLVPLKAALGFLLSVVAALGAVVAVFQWGWLGSLLGVEQTGPIMSMMPIFMVGVVFGLAMDYEVFLVTRMREAYVHGERPGEAIVTGFKHGARVVTAAAVIMMAVFSGFIGSSEQMIKMIGFGLAIAVLFDAFVVRMAIVPAVLALLGHKAWWLPRWLDRLLPNVDVEGEQLRKELAVGPEDPDAERELVRV
- a CDS encoding TetR/AcrR family transcriptional regulator — encoded protein: MARSRITPEREAELYEAVLDLLRTAGYEGLTMDAVAARTRSSKATLYRQWGSKPELVARALRHNKPVSIAEIDTGSLRGDFHAMVDRMDDCQMEKDSALMRGLAHAIHENPDLHQALRDLLIDPEMTGLDTLVQRAVDRGELPADNPALKYVPHMLVGAFIARPLIEDRSVDRDFISSYLDAVVLPALGI
- a CDS encoding S41 family peptidase, encoding MSDDVAYLRFPHLHDDLLCFAAEDDLWVAPLVPEGHRPGRAWRITVDRTRVGHPRFSPDGDQIAYTTWRSLDPEIHLAPVAGGPARRLSYWGSTDTRVCGWAPDGHILAVSSHGQPFSYFSWAYSVPTDGSPGGKLPWGPVADIAVADIDGERRTLLLTGKPPHEPAAWKRYRGGATGRLWLHGERLLADLDGHLDCAMFVSGRIAFLSDHEGIGNLYSCRPDGTGLLRHTDHDAFYARHASSDGRRVVYQCAGDLWIVDDLTAPDAKPRKLEVRLGGPRAGRRGYQVPAASHVDGISVDPTGRASAVTVRGSLYWLTHRDGPARTIADTPGVRVRMPEMLGIGGQVAYVTDADGEDAVEIAYLPRASGEPEPRRLASGELGRVQELVSDPDGERIAIAAHDGRLLVITVSEEAAAAAGTEESGGTSEAEGSGGGEVTELIRSINGPVGDLSFSPDGTWLTWSQPGIGRSLRQIKMARISDRTIVDVTNGRFEDENPVFTSDGRYLAFLSWRGFDPVYDVHTGDLSFPLGCRPYLVPLSSATPSPFALSPDGRPAAGGLDPLDDSGDAGGGTTVEIEGLESRVTPFPVTASKYSALRPVSGGGLVWLRWPISGALGETFVNPADTSGRPTLEHFDITKARRTELVGHLDWFAVSGDGSRLVVVDEGELRAVPATESGDSDSTVYLDLRRILHEVDPPSEWRQAYEEAGRLIRAYFWEPGMCGIDWDAVLRQYRPLVERVASPDEFADLLREVLGELGTSHAYVTPARRNEGPSHYQRPMGLLGANLVCRDGGWTVARILPGESSDSKARSPLAGTGIREGAILTHVDGRPVDPVAGPYPMLAAAGGTTVELTFRPAEGEGRPRRVAVVPLVDERPLRYQDWVAKRREVVRELSGDKCGYLHIPDMGGSGWAQFNRDLRLEVSRPALIVDVRGNAGGHISELVVEKLTRKILGWDLTRNAQPVSYASNAPRGPVVALADEATSSDGDMITAAFKLLGLGPVVGSRTWGGVVGMTGRHRLGDGTVITVPMNAAWFDAYGWSIENHGVEPDLDALRTPLDWAEGRHAQMDDAIQLALDLLKTQPPAMPPDYSGAPDLRRPKLPPRKSSPSGD